In Sphaerisporangium krabiense, the DNA window CGGCCACAAGTGCGATGGCGGCGGCGTTTATGCCCCTGTCGCTGCCAGTGGGGCTCGCTCTTTGGGTGCTCACTCTGGCGGTCGCTATGGGCCTGGCTTTCTGGACGCTGCACCACGTGAATGCGGAACGTGATCGATGCGAGCAGGTACAAGGGAATGCATCCGAGGAGGCTCGGAGCGCCTGGGCGGCGGCGGGCCGTTGGTTGGCGAGGCACCGAGGTACGGCGGGGGGCGCCTACGGGGATGCCCCGCGCGGTGCCCGCGCCGTGACCGACCCCCAGGCCGCATGCGCGCGCGGGGCGTACGGCGGCGCGGCGCGCCGCCGCTTGACTGGCTGCGGCTGCACGACCTTCGCCACGCCTGCGCGTCGTTCCTGATCGCCTGTGGGGCCTCGCCGAGGACGGTGATAAAGACCCTGGGGCACAGTCAGATCGGGCTCACTATGAACACGTACGCGCATGTGCTGCCCGAGGTGGAGCGGGCGGCCGTCGATGCGGTGGCCAAGAAGTTGTTCGCATGAGGACACGAGAACGAGGGTCGGTCTCCCTGAGCAGGAGTCCGGCCCTCTTGGCTGTAGTGGATGGCTGTAGTGGCGGGAAAATCAAGATCCACGACAGGTGTTTTGGCTGGTGGGCCGCCAGGGACTCGAACCCTGAACCTACGGATTAAAAGTCGGCCGAAGATCGTCCATGGACGTCCACTGCTGCGGCCGCGCCCAGCCCAGAGGGCGTACAAAATTGATCATTTTCCATGCTCATCTGTCGGTGTCCACGGACGTTGTTAGCACCTCCGTTAGCAAGATCCCGACCGCGAGTGACAGCCGCAATCCGCTCTCCCGATGGCAAGTCGGCCCCGGAGCGCAGGCCTGCCAGGGCCCAGCACCGGGGCGGTGCGGCAGCCGATCGCCCGAACCACCTACGAGGAGACCCGAAGTCGGCGATCGTCCCACCTCAGCCCCAAGGCCGCCAAGTAGCGTGGCACTGTGCAGCAATGCGCCGAAGGGGTCCGCAAGCCAGATGTCAGCCTGTTCGAGACCGCCGCGCATCGGTGCGGGGCATCGTTGAGAAACGGCGGCTGGATGGTGGGCGATAATCCCATCAAGGACATCATCGGCGGTCGCACAGCCGGCCTAAGCACGATGTGGGTCAACCACGGAGCTCAACCCGATCCTTCCACATCAGCAGGATCGTGTCGTAACTGACGTGATGGACGCACTGGCACACCTACACAGATTTCCGCCACTCACCATCACTGATAGGTAACGCTTTCACATCAGTAGTGAACTTGCTGATCCCGAAGGGCGCCTAGTGGTCATTCTGGACGGTGCGCAGCCGCTCGCAACCGCAGTCGATGCCGAGCACAACCAGACCGAAAGGTTGCCAATGGACGTAAATACACAATACCAGCAATATGTTCATCACTACGATCACACATTAACTCGCACCGGGTTTGTTCGTTTATGTGATTATCGGCATCGCATTACCGCTGGGGATCTGGTGGCCCTTAGATCCGAAATCGAATCGGCGAGTAACGAGGCCCCAATGCAAGCATTTCTCAAAGAACGGCCCCACCTGCTCGTGAATACAGACGTAGCATACGGCTGCCGTTGGTTCAAAGCATCCCCGCGCCTCGGAGCGAATTACGTACCAGACTTCGCAATCGCGCGGATGGATAGCGGTGGATTAGCGTGGACGCTAATTGAACTCCAGAGTCCGAAATCCACCCTCTTCGTCGACACTGCGAAGCCGGGTCAAGCTAAGCCTGACGAACAGCTCAGAGAAGGCATCGATCAGATCAGCCGGTGGCGAGGATGGATCGAACGGCGAGGCTCAAACGGCACCTCCCTTGAAGGATATCCCCGTCTCGCACCGAATTTCCGAGGCGTGATTATCATCGGCAGAAGCGAGAAGAAATTCCACGATTTAAACGGTGACGATCGAATTAGGGAGCTTGAAGCGCACAATCGCGTGGAAATCCAATCCTATGACCGTATCTTTCGTGCAGCATGGGAGGTGATTCACGACTGCGGCGTTGATCATACGATTACGCATTAGTACATTTAGCCAACCTATACATGTCGTTCCTGCCCGCAAGACGCTGACGGAGCTGCCCAAGGTGCCAGCCGAAGGAACTCCATTCCCGGTCCAAAAGTAGACGGTCGCTTGACTTCCTGAACTATCGTCGCAAACAGGTTGTGAGCGAGGAATGGTTCTCCAAGCCCTACGGAGGGTGCGAGAGCGTTAGTTCGACCACACCTGATCTACGGCTCCGCTGTCAGTATCAAAGCCCTTGGCCTGATCCGCTCGGGGCTTTTGGGCTTTCAGGTATGGTAGTTAGGGCAGAGCCGAACTACCGCCTTCCGCTTTTCAGGCGGGCCGACCGCCCTAGCGCCGATGACCCCAGTGGAGGTCAGGGGTGGCTGTCCATATGCATCACTACGTAGGATTTCTCGTAATCACGCCCGAGGCACTCGACATCCGGCATAATGTACGCATGGCATCTGATACAACTCCCAACTCTCCGAATCTCAGCGATCGTCAGGAAGAAACTGATGCGGCCCTCGGATATATGGTCCGAAACGCTGCAATGGTGGAGTTCTTTCTTGATCAGACCATTCGACGCCTGATCCAAAACCCGTACACACCTCTTGTAACTGCCAGCCTCTCTGCATCTGGCAGTTTGGATGTAATCAAGCGCATCGTTGAAGCAGGACCTTTTAGCGACGAGGCAGCGCAGGAGATGGCGGCGATAATAGGTCGATGCCGTGCAGCCTTTCCTCAAAGGAACCAGCATGTTCATGGGCTTCGCGTCATAGGAGATGAGCGGGATGCCACCTGGACCAAGAATCGCAGGACCGGCAGCCTAAATCAGACGTTTTTCGAAGTCGACGAATTGCGAGATCTTGGTCGAGAATTCTCTCAGATAGCCAGTTTGATCCTCGGCTGGTCCGGCTATTATCTGGAGGGAAAGTCAAGGCCTGGTCGTCGCGAAACACAGAACCGAGAGTCTGAGAATTAGGACACGCCTTTAGGTGACCACGGCCAAGCGATCGGGAAGCAGTAGATCGGCTTCCGTATGAGGCGGACAGGCGAATTGGTGGGATTAGGCGGGACGGGACGCATGCCAAGAGCACAGGATG includes these proteins:
- a CDS encoding tyrosine-type recombinase/integrase, which translates into the protein MRARGVRRRGAPPLDWLRLHDLRHACASFLIACGASPRTVIKTLGHSQIGLTMNTYAHVLPEVERAAVDAVAKKLFA
- a CDS encoding Shedu anti-phage system protein SduA domain-containing protein, with the translated sequence MVILDGAQPLATAVDAEHNQTERLPMDVNTQYQQYVHHYDHTLTRTGFVRLCDYRHRITAGDLVALRSEIESASNEAPMQAFLKERPHLLVNTDVAYGCRWFKASPRLGANYVPDFAIARMDSGGLAWTLIELQSPKSTLFVDTAKPGQAKPDEQLREGIDQISRWRGWIERRGSNGTSLEGYPRLAPNFRGVIIIGRSEKKFHDLNGDDRIRELEAHNRVEIQSYDRIFRAAWEVIHDCGVDHTITH
- a CDS encoding HAD hydrolase-like protein yields the protein MQQCAEGVRKPDVSLFETAAHRCGASLRNGGWMVGDNPIKDIIGGRTAGLSTMWVNHGAQPDPSTSAGSCRN